Proteins from a genomic interval of Leptospira bandrabouensis:
- a CDS encoding LBF_1199 family protein, with protein MQILVYEFWKKSSPGQAKESFQFLLNAPNLHDYLEILFEVDELVEYFCSYCWILREEDVLKDLINHHSMPVNLICKAVYYGFGKYIKTGNITPDYYFSIWAKIINSEKSLELLLREPLVEKDVTFQLNLLGNLNAKQWEEYFESTMSNSEDGNTESFLRIFEKIDPIHCKRLLYRNPNLYQYLRMLVVFDKQDSVPVFLFQLENNLKTIHRWEAYANAKLKEFSPKDERVKSPSRRNVNRLTDILKDGLYIADASDRLDFIEYLMIREVIVDEQEMEIVRQYVGLSDSSSNFDTKNFSILFSAVDLTKSKNEEFYLDYNSNVKPTLI; from the coding sequence ATGCAAATATTGGTTTATGAGTTCTGGAAAAAAAGTTCCCCTGGACAAGCAAAGGAATCATTTCAATTTCTTTTAAATGCGCCAAATCTTCATGATTATTTAGAAATTTTATTCGAAGTAGATGAGTTAGTTGAATATTTTTGCAGTTATTGTTGGATACTTCGTGAAGAAGATGTTTTAAAAGATTTAATTAATCATCATTCTATGCCTGTAAATTTAATTTGTAAGGCTGTTTACTATGGTTTTGGTAAGTACATAAAAACCGGAAATATTACCCCTGATTATTATTTTTCTATCTGGGCAAAAATTATTAATTCAGAGAAAAGTTTAGAATTATTACTTCGTGAACCATTGGTGGAAAAAGATGTAACATTTCAGTTGAACTTACTTGGGAATTTAAATGCAAAACAATGGGAAGAATATTTTGAATCGACAATGTCTAACTCTGAGGATGGTAATACAGAATCCTTTTTACGTATCTTCGAAAAAATAGATCCTATACACTGTAAAAGGCTTTTATATCGAAATCCAAATTTATATCAATACTTGCGAATGTTAGTTGTATTCGATAAACAAGATTCTGTTCCTGTTTTTTTATTTCAATTGGAGAATAATTTAAAGACAATTCACAGATGGGAAGCTTATGCAAATGCCAAACTTAAAGAATTTTCTCCTAAAGATGAAAGAGTTAAATCTCCCAGTCGTCGGAATGTGAACCGTTTAACAGATATTCTGAAAGATGGACTTTATATCGCAGATGCGTCAGATCGATTGGATTTTATTGAATACTTAATGATTCGTGAAGTTATCGTTGACGAACAAGAAATGGAAATTGTTCGTCAATATGTAGGGCTATCTGATTCAAGTTCTAACTTTGATACTAAGAATTTTTCGATTCTCTTTAGTGCCGTTGATTTAACCAAATCTAAAAATGAAGAATTTTATTTGGATTATAACTCTAATGTAAAACCAACATTGATTTGA
- a CDS encoding TonB-dependent receptor family protein: MNLQNLRLLVLFFIILASTKKIQAQNVSEEKESKPTKNEGIHVIGNKKEDLKKIPGSAYIIDKKYLEEASPTDPMEALRRSPGASVRFQDAAGLTPNIGFRGVSNEESRKTLILEDGILTSLSPYGQPESYYSPSIERMERIEIIKGSGSILFGPNTIGGIVNFVTKRPPVESTFYTKNVGGENGYLSTYNSYGKSFGSSAFEVSLLRKQGNGFRNYQNFDVTEGNIKWIQDWNENHSTTIKLGYHVQNAQSTYLGLSQGLFRLDPKINPAEYDEKKLNRNQTVISHNWKLSEDHTLIIRGYFSQAERNWARQDFLSGKSSTGGYLNAPLDTLRTYSPGIIGNRPGDTIYMRESYTSRDQSFMVGGVETKLESKFSTLGLKHETDLGIRLHGENNLTQTNVKKTDDPLGYLSKAIIQEESLINNLTQPSLPNFNLNRQERKIEAFAAYFQDRIQISENWKLIPGVRYEEVRQKAITTRRQATAEDYRLGAVLPNDVSVNRRSSSESRTHIILPGLGITYDITKKFIWFSGAHKGFSPPTFGTSFSPQGNDYRLKPETSTNYETGVRGDLTSYLYTELVGYKMYFRDQIINVNEIGGENGIRPANTGYSTHTGGEAVLVWDPAKMQKSEWRLPIELIYSRIEAKSRSFNPFPISQTSDGKEIIEFLPAFSINNFQYIPTDTTGNYLPYVPKETITTAVSVSSPQGYYGRLEYQYIGKQYSDLLNTKDESVDGNKGIIPRVELWNTSLGYRSPDKWSVFINAKNIQDKQYVSGRLPTGIQPGPFRQINVGFTLEL, from the coding sequence ATGAATCTACAAAACTTACGATTATTGGTTTTATTTTTTATTATTCTTGCCAGTACAAAAAAAATCCAGGCACAAAATGTGTCTGAGGAAAAGGAATCTAAACCAACGAAGAATGAAGGGATTCATGTCATTGGAAATAAAAAAGAGGATTTAAAAAAGATTCCCGGTTCCGCATATATCATCGACAAAAAATATTTAGAGGAAGCTTCTCCTACTGATCCAATGGAAGCTCTTCGCCGATCTCCCGGTGCTAGTGTTCGTTTCCAAGATGCCGCAGGACTTACACCTAACATTGGTTTCAGAGGGGTCAGTAACGAAGAGTCAAGAAAAACTTTGATTCTGGAAGATGGAATTCTAACTTCTCTTTCTCCTTATGGTCAACCAGAAAGTTACTACTCTCCCTCTATCGAAAGAATGGAAAGAATTGAGATCATCAAAGGATCTGGTTCGATTTTATTTGGGCCAAATACAATCGGAGGGATTGTGAACTTTGTCACCAAACGTCCTCCCGTTGAATCTACATTTTACACCAAAAATGTTGGCGGGGAAAATGGTTATCTCTCTACCTATAATTCCTATGGAAAAAGTTTTGGATCAAGTGCCTTTGAAGTTTCATTACTTAGAAAACAAGGTAACGGATTTAGAAATTATCAAAACTTCGATGTGACCGAAGGTAATATTAAATGGATTCAAGATTGGAACGAAAACCATAGCACTACGATTAAACTGGGATATCATGTACAAAATGCTCAATCGACATATCTTGGTTTATCGCAAGGGTTATTTCGGTTGGACCCTAAAATCAATCCTGCAGAGTATGATGAAAAAAAGTTAAACCGAAACCAAACCGTTATTTCTCATAATTGGAAATTATCGGAAGACCATACACTCATTATTCGAGGATATTTTTCTCAAGCAGAAAGAAACTGGGCAAGGCAAGATTTTTTATCAGGAAAATCTTCCACTGGCGGATATTTGAATGCTCCTTTGGATACACTTCGTACGTATTCTCCGGGAATCATAGGGAATCGTCCGGGTGATACGATTTATATGCGTGAGTCTTATACAAGTCGTGATCAATCCTTCATGGTTGGTGGAGTAGAAACCAAACTAGAATCAAAGTTTTCTACCTTAGGACTCAAACATGAAACAGACCTTGGGATCAGGTTACATGGAGAAAATAACTTAACGCAAACCAACGTTAAAAAAACAGATGACCCTTTAGGTTATCTATCCAAGGCAATTATACAAGAAGAATCCTTGATAAACAACCTAACACAACCTTCTCTTCCAAACTTTAACTTAAATAGACAAGAAAGAAAAATTGAAGCCTTTGCTGCCTACTTCCAAGACAGAATCCAAATATCAGAAAATTGGAAATTGATACCAGGTGTGCGTTATGAAGAAGTCAGGCAAAAAGCCATCACGACAAGAAGACAAGCCACAGCCGAGGATTACCGCTTAGGAGCAGTTTTACCAAATGATGTCTCGGTAAACCGAAGAAGTTCGAGTGAATCTAGAACTCATATCATCTTACCTGGCCTTGGAATTACCTATGATATTACCAAAAAATTCATTTGGTTTTCAGGGGCTCACAAAGGATTTTCACCACCAACTTTCGGAACCTCTTTTAGCCCACAAGGGAATGACTATCGCTTAAAACCAGAAACTTCCACAAATTATGAAACTGGTGTGAGAGGAGACTTAACTTCTTATTTGTATACAGAGTTAGTGGGATATAAAATGTATTTTCGAGATCAAATCATAAATGTAAATGAAATTGGTGGCGAAAACGGAATTAGACCAGCAAATACTGGTTACTCGACACATACTGGAGGAGAGGCGGTTCTAGTTTGGGATCCCGCAAAAATGCAAAAATCGGAATGGAGATTACCTATCGAACTGATTTATTCTCGCATTGAAGCAAAATCTAGAAGTTTCAATCCATTCCCTATTTCGCAAACTAGCGATGGAAAAGAAATAATCGAATTTCTACCCGCATTTTCAATCAATAATTTCCAATATATACCGACAGATACAACAGGAAATTATTTACCTTACGTTCCCAAGGAAACAATTACAACGGCAGTTAGTGTATCGTCTCCACAAGGTTATTATGGTCGATTAGAGTACCAGTATATTGGAAAACAATATTCTGATTTATTAAATACAAAAGATGAATCCGTAGATGGCAATAAAGGGATCATTCCAAGAGTAGAACTTTGGAATACTAGTTTAGGTTATCGTTCTCCCGATAAATGGTCAGTGTTTATTAATGCAAAAAACATTCAGGACAAACAATACGTTTCAGGAAGACTCCCAACTGGCATTCAACCTGGTCCATTCCGTCAAATCAATGTTGGTTTTACATTAGAGTTATAA
- a CDS encoding HTTM domain-containing protein, which produces MAIKHLLQPVSSLSLHFFRIGYGFATTILIFRYFYYGWIHSYFIKPTFFFKHFGWEWIHPLSPVFTYLLFGILFITALGIFLGYYLRINLFLFTIGFTWFHFSDATIYLNHYYLVSLLGFLLWLSPVSKSNSPTFHFLDWMKKEEPISRIWLYTFRIQMGLVYFFGGIAKLQPDWLFEALPLKLWLYQSEGKIPFLDPILGLPITAFVFSWIGVVFDLSIPFLLCTKKFRFPAWFVVLFFHSFTSFLFPIGIFPIVMSLSSLIFFEPNWPKTILNKIIKVNSETKEQAITLSDYQENGKFSYKEYLIFTYLLLQVTIPFRHIFYPGQVIWTEEAIKYSWQVMVADKVGSAIFWIQNKPVDPKEILTDYQYRMMTIQPEHILQFAKYLQKKEMEQSGIKDVPVYVQSNVSINGKPARPLFSPNEDLTKIDVNFYPLKGLLR; this is translated from the coding sequence ATGGCGATTAAACATTTATTACAACCAGTTTCTTCCCTTTCACTTCACTTCTTTCGAATAGGATATGGGTTTGCCACAACCATTCTAATCTTTCGATACTTTTATTATGGATGGATTCATTCCTATTTTATCAAACCAACGTTTTTCTTTAAACATTTTGGTTGGGAATGGATTCATCCTCTATCTCCAGTATTTACATATCTTCTATTTGGGATTCTATTCATAACTGCTCTCGGAATTTTTCTAGGTTATTACTTAAGAATCAATTTGTTTTTATTTACCATTGGATTTACATGGTTTCATTTTTCGGATGCGACGATTTATTTAAATCATTATTACCTAGTATCGCTTCTAGGTTTTTTACTTTGGTTATCTCCAGTAAGTAAGTCAAATTCTCCTACCTTTCATTTTTTGGATTGGATGAAAAAGGAAGAACCCATTTCCAGAATTTGGTTATATACCTTTCGAATCCAAATGGGACTAGTTTATTTTTTTGGAGGAATCGCCAAACTCCAACCAGACTGGCTGTTCGAAGCCCTTCCCTTAAAACTTTGGTTGTATCAATCAGAAGGCAAAATTCCATTTCTGGATCCTATCTTAGGTCTACCTATTACTGCCTTTGTTTTCTCGTGGATTGGAGTCGTTTTTGATTTATCGATTCCGTTTTTACTTTGTACAAAGAAGTTTCGATTTCCAGCTTGGTTTGTGGTTCTTTTTTTTCATTCATTTACATCGTTTTTATTTCCCATCGGAATTTTTCCCATTGTGATGAGCCTTTCGTCTTTGATATTCTTTGAACCCAACTGGCCAAAAACGATTTTAAACAAAATCATAAAAGTAAATTCAGAAACAAAAGAACAGGCAATCACTTTGTCTGATTACCAAGAGAATGGAAAATTCAGTTATAAAGAATATTTAATTTTCACCTATCTTTTGTTACAGGTAACGATACCATTTAGACACATTTTTTATCCTGGGCAAGTAATTTGGACCGAAGAAGCAATCAAATATTCATGGCAGGTGATGGTTGCCGACAAAGTAGGATCTGCAATCTTCTGGATTCAGAATAAACCAGTAGATCCAAAGGAAATACTGACAGACTACCAATACAGAATGATGACCATCCAACCGGAACACATCCTTCAATTTGCTAAATATTTACAAAAGAAGGAAATGGAACAATCAGGAATAAAGGATGTGCCCGTGTATGTTCAATCCAATGTATCCATCAACGGGAAACCGGCGCGCCCTCTCTTTTCACCTAACGAAGATCTGACAAAGATCGATGTGAACTTCTATCCACTAAAAGGACTTCTTCGATGA
- a CDS encoding imelysin family protein translates to MKNRQFPTFLIYSFYVLLMNCGSPTDNASQKAQILGLVDTYLKTYTTSNLLLDIANNLLIPKYANLDDRVSLMQTAASTYTGNPDTANLTSVRNAWTETYLAYKQVEWAYFGPANIPNNVYLYLDSFSRSYPIDTTSIENKITANAAPTGLRVDGLDAVEYLLFKDNASTTNTAFADANRRTYLTKLIQDLKNQTGLLVFNWNKSRSNSFYYSFTNAGKGSRDYPNTKDGLTEITNQMVFFCNTIIDIKIAEPSGLRATNLGVKDITKVETPYAKLSLDSLLQNLQGFSEIGEAGFYKFLEVRSETVVPRLKEQIRITSDSVNSLKSKYGTFQNAITTGGSDVELMLNEFKKLRILISTEVISSLGGTIGVSSNDGD, encoded by the coding sequence ATGAAAAATAGACAATTTCCTACATTCCTCATATATAGTTTTTATGTTCTGCTCATGAACTGCGGAAGCCCCACTGACAATGCTTCCCAAAAAGCACAAATCCTAGGTTTAGTGGACACTTACTTAAAAACATATACAACATCAAATTTATTGTTAGACATTGCCAACAATCTACTGATACCAAAATATGCGAATCTTGATGATAGAGTATCGTTGATGCAAACTGCAGCTTCTACCTATACAGGAAATCCAGATACAGCAAACCTAACGTCTGTCAGAAACGCATGGACTGAAACTTATCTTGCTTACAAACAAGTGGAATGGGCTTATTTTGGACCGGCAAACATTCCTAACAATGTCTACTTATATTTGGATAGTTTTTCAAGATCCTACCCCATTGACACAACATCCATTGAAAACAAAATTACAGCCAATGCAGCACCGACTGGATTACGAGTGGATGGTTTGGATGCAGTAGAATATTTACTTTTCAAAGACAATGCCAGCACGACCAATACGGCATTTGCTGATGCTAATAGAAGAACCTACTTAACGAAACTAATTCAAGATTTAAAAAATCAAACTGGCTTACTTGTATTTAACTGGAACAAATCTAGAAGTAATTCCTTTTATTATTCCTTCACTAATGCCGGGAAAGGAAGTCGCGACTATCCCAACACCAAAGACGGACTCACAGAAATCACAAACCAGATGGTATTTTTTTGTAATACCATCATTGATATTAAAATTGCAGAACCCTCAGGATTACGAGCCACAAACCTTGGTGTCAAAGATATCACGAAGGTAGAAACTCCTTATGCAAAATTATCACTCGATTCCTTATTACAAAATCTCCAAGGATTTTCTGAGATCGGAGAGGCTGGTTTTTATAAATTTTTAGAGGTTAGGAGTGAAACGGTTGTTCCAAGATTAAAAGAACAAATTCGTATCACATCAGACTCAGTGAATTCACTAAAATCAAAATATGGAACCTTCCAAAATGCGATTACAACAGGTGGCAGTGATGTAGAACTTATGTTAAACGAATTCAAGAAACTAAGAATATTGATCAGCACAGAAGTCATCAGTTCGCTCGGTGGAACCATCGGAGTCAGTTCAAACGATGGCGATTAA
- a CDS encoding di-heme oxidoredictase family protein, which yields MKSKHLILISVLLLVLDCKKKSNDDTTTAFILAALLSSSSCSSGDFLNDPCEQFSGGDTTTFDSTESAFDLEAANVVDSRRSIDFQDGNANFNRTWLPAGNSSVTGLGPVFNNRSCQGCHVKDGRGRPPADGTSLSSMLIRLSAAGSNPTTGGPVAMTNFGTQLNTEGILEYGTGTQIPKEGTVTITYTEEPGSFPDGETYSLRKPSYAITWNVGGGATQINVTNPGQPYHATNNPSGTYYISPRTAPMVPGLGLLEAIPESTIRSFADVSDSNGDGISGKPNIVWDTTQAKTFIGRFGWKANQPNLNHQNASAFLGDIGLTTSVFPTENCATGQTLCSASPTGNGSNPEISNDRLARVTFYTSLVSVPGRRNWKNEDVKKGKELFIEIGCSSCHIPRIKTGDHSIREVANQEIRPYTDLLLHDMGDGLSDFRSDFLATGNEWRTTPLWGLGLVERVNGHELLLHDGRARGVQEAILWHGGEAEQSKNRFKQLPKESRSKMISFLKSL from the coding sequence ATGAAATCAAAACACCTGATCCTAATTTCGGTTTTACTTCTCGTTTTGGATTGTAAAAAAAAATCAAACGATGATACAACGACTGCATTCATCCTTGCAGCCTTACTATCCTCTTCCTCATGTTCCTCGGGTGATTTTTTAAATGATCCTTGCGAACAATTTAGTGGAGGTGATACAACTACCTTTGATTCAACAGAATCAGCCTTTGATTTAGAAGCGGCCAATGTAGTGGATTCCAGAAGGTCCATTGATTTCCAAGATGGAAATGCCAACTTCAATCGCACTTGGCTTCCCGCTGGGAACTCTTCAGTCACAGGACTTGGTCCCGTATTTAACAACCGTTCGTGTCAAGGTTGTCATGTCAAAGACGGAAGAGGAAGACCTCCTGCTGATGGAACAAGTCTATCCTCTATGCTCATTCGTTTGAGTGCCGCAGGTTCCAACCCTACAACGGGAGGGCCCGTGGCTATGACAAATTTTGGAACCCAACTCAACACAGAAGGAATCTTGGAATACGGAACCGGAACACAAATTCCCAAAGAAGGTACGGTTACCATCACTTATACAGAAGAACCAGGAAGTTTTCCTGACGGAGAAACTTATTCACTACGTAAACCAAGTTATGCGATCACTTGGAATGTGGGAGGTGGGGCCACACAAATCAATGTGACAAACCCAGGCCAACCTTATCATGCTACAAACAATCCATCAGGTACTTATTACATATCTCCAAGAACTGCCCCTATGGTTCCAGGACTTGGACTTCTAGAAGCCATTCCAGAATCGACCATTCGTTCTTTTGCTGATGTTTCCGATTCCAATGGAGATGGTATTTCGGGAAAACCAAACATAGTTTGGGATACCACACAAGCCAAAACCTTTATTGGAAGATTTGGTTGGAAAGCAAACCAACCCAATTTGAATCACCAAAATGCGAGTGCCTTTCTGGGAGATATTGGTCTCACTACTTCTGTGTTTCCCACAGAAAATTGTGCCACAGGGCAAACACTTTGTTCGGCAAGTCCCACAGGGAATGGATCAAATCCAGAAATTTCAAATGACCGATTAGCGCGAGTTACATTCTACACAAGTTTGGTAAGTGTTCCCGGTAGAAGGAATTGGAAAAACGAAGACGTAAAAAAAGGAAAAGAATTGTTTATTGAAATTGGATGTTCCTCTTGTCATATTCCAAGAATCAAAACTGGGGACCACTCGATAAGGGAAGTTGCCAACCAAGAAATCAGACCTTATACCGATTTACTTTTACATGATATGGGAGATGGACTTAGTGATTTTCGTTCCGATTTTTTAGCAACAGGAAACGAATGGAGAACAACTCCACTTTGGGGGCTTGGTCTTGTGGAACGAGTCAACGGTCACGAACTTCTATTACATGATGGAAGGGCAAGAGGTGTTCAAGAAGCAATCCTTTGGCATGGCGGTGAAGCAGAACAAAGTAAAAACAGATTCAAACAACTGCCTAAAGAATCTAGGTCAAAGATGATCAGTTTTCTTAAATCCTTATGA
- a CDS encoding imelysin family protein translates to MRNLTSLASILSMGLLLQFCTPKKDNSETAMLAALALAASAPNQAAFLDTYSQIAFQNYSDAYADVVAFHEKVSTLTSKATPSAADLNEAKTYWRKARRSYLQTEVFRFSKGPIDNPALTGGVELEPLMNAWPLDEGYIDTKILPGTITKQGLIDANTGECNGGTCPDGDTAKNISVGWHAIEYLLWGVDAAGNSTPGSSITAANFTTANGSGNAAAKRSAYLLYATEILESHLLQLKNAWDPSISDSYVTKFKSNSTSFENVIRGIARLSGGEWGGERMTGVFGGDQEEEHSCFSDNTKADFYYDAKGLENLFYGTYTGTKTINGYGLKNLLGGESSYISERITTAERFCLNEFYEDPSLNQTCSSSQISSRFDTMIGTVNSTQSADYKIFRYDIQPAVQEIAKSLQRSAANFGFSIGDDGLVLQ, encoded by the coding sequence ATGCGAAATCTTACTTCCCTAGCCTCTATCCTTTCTATGGGCCTTTTGCTTCAGTTTTGTACACCTAAAAAAGACAATTCAGAAACTGCAATGTTAGCCGCTCTCGCCCTTGCCGCAAGCGCCCCAAACCAAGCCGCCTTTTTAGATACATATTCACAAATTGCATTCCAAAACTATAGCGATGCTTATGCAGATGTAGTCGCATTTCATGAAAAAGTATCCACTTTGACTTCTAAAGCGACACCAAGTGCGGCTGACCTCAATGAAGCAAAAACCTACTGGAGAAAGGCCAGACGTAGTTATTTACAGACTGAAGTTTTTCGCTTTAGCAAAGGTCCGATTGATAACCCTGCCCTCACTGGTGGAGTGGAATTGGAACCACTGATGAATGCATGGCCTTTAGATGAAGGTTATATTGATACAAAAATCCTACCAGGAACAATCACAAAACAAGGATTAATTGATGCAAACACTGGAGAGTGCAATGGAGGAACTTGTCCTGATGGGGATACTGCCAAAAATATTTCTGTAGGTTGGCATGCCATTGAATATCTATTATGGGGAGTTGATGCCGCAGGAAATTCCACTCCAGGTAGTTCGATCACTGCAGCAAATTTTACTACTGCCAATGGTAGTGGAAACGCTGCCGCCAAAAGATCTGCCTATTTATTGTATGCAACAGAAATTTTGGAATCTCACCTATTACAGTTAAAAAATGCATGGGATCCTTCTATCTCCGATTCTTATGTTACTAAGTTTAAATCCAACTCTACTTCCTTTGAAAACGTCATTCGAGGAATTGCAAGATTGTCTGGTGGTGAATGGGGAGGCGAAAGGATGACAGGAGTGTTTGGTGGTGACCAAGAAGAAGAACATTCTTGTTTCTCCGATAATACCAAAGCTGATTTTTATTATGATGCCAAAGGGCTTGAGAACTTATTTTATGGAACCTACACGGGAACAAAAACCATTAACGGTTATGGATTGAAAAATCTTCTCGGTGGAGAATCGAGCTATATCAGCGAAAGGATCACCACTGCTGAAAGGTTTTGTCTGAACGAATTTTATGAAGACCCTTCACTCAACCAAACCTGTAGCAGTTCCCAAATTTCCAGTCGTTTTGATACAATGATAGGAACTGTCAATTCAACGCAAAGTGCAGATTATAAAATCTTCCGCTACGATATCCAACCCGCAGTGCAGGAAATTGCAAAATCCTTACAAAGGTCGGCAGCTAACTTTGGTTTCTCCATCGGAGATGATGGATTAGTTCTGCAATAA